TACACCCTGGTAATAACATACACTTTCATGTTTTCCAATCGCTGTTTTGCTATTTGCAAGGCCGTACTCCATGTAAATGGATATGATAGGTATCTAGTAAAGTCTTGTGTCAGTAAATAGTATGAGCTTTCAGTGAGATGCAACTGACATAACCCTTATCTATGATATCGTCTTGAAGAATATCATCAAGATGCTCTTCGGCCGCGGTCACAATTTCTTCCTTATTAGCTTGGATCTGAAAAGGAACCATAGTAAATGCACACACCCATTGAATCTACCTGCCAGACTAGATGCAGTCGACGAGTGTGGGACGTACATGTATTGTAGCCATGAATCATTTTCTTGAGATATGGAATCGATGTCACGATGCCGAACCCGGTCGCAATGATCAGAGTGGTTTCGTACGGATCCACGTCCTCGGTGATTCCATGTGGCCCAGTGAATAAGGCCAAGAATGATATCAAGCTATCCGTGGGCAGAGCACCATGACGTACGAGATCCGCAGAGAAGCCCTTTCGAGGTTGTACGAGTAATTTCAGAGTGCCCTGTCTCCCTCTGGACCAAGATATGACAGTGAAAGGATGTGTCTGGGTCCATGACCACAAACTAACCGATGGCATCCAGAGGTTGATGTATTGGCCAGGTTCGACCTGCACTGGTCGTGGTAAAATAATTTGGACATTTGCAGCTGTTCTGTTGGGAAGgattttctcttcaatttttttGCTTGAGAAGAATATAAGGGCTCGAGGAGCACCCCGGCCAGAAAGTATTCCGTTGCTGTATAAAATGATTGCCAATTCTAGAAACGTCGTTAGCCCCAGGATGCTCAGTGTAACATGGACATACAGCCTTGCCGAGCCGTTGCGGCCCGGGAGATGCTGCAAGGTACCATAACAAAAACTCCGGCAAATATCCGGTGGCTTCGAAGAAATATTTCGTAGGACCAAAGTCGAAAGTATGGAATAGAGAACAGAGCTAGGATTCCGAGTGCAGAAGCACCCTACGCCTGTTAGCGGAGCTAGTTTCATACTGTATACTGTATTGAGAAGGGTTCATACGATCACAGTGAGCAGGTTTCGTGTCTCACTGAGGGAAAAGCTAAACTTTTGGCCTTGAAGCTCGGCGGTGATGTGAAATGACAGCAGAACAACGGCCATCCAGCCCGTTGCCCGATGAATCTTGCGGCACGAACGCCAGGAGATTCCAAGCAGTCCAGCCAGAAAACTAAGATGGGCGGCTGATAGAGGAAAGGCCATGTTGATGAGGGCCAGCTCGCTTGCCCTGAGG
The nucleotide sequence above comes from Penicillium digitatum chromosome 1, complete sequence. Encoded proteins:
- a CDS encoding Ferric reductase transmembrane component: MAFPLSAAHLSFLAGLLGISWRSCRKIHRATGWMAVVLLSFHITAELQGQKFSFSLSETRNLLTVIGASALGILALFSIPYFRLWSYEIFLRSHRIFAGVFVMVPCSISRAATARQGLQVEPGQYINLWMPSVSLWSWTQTHPFTVISWSRGRQGTLKLLVQPRKGFSADLVRHGALPTDSLISFLALFTGPHGITEDVDPYETTLIIATGFGIVTSIPYLKKMIHGYNTCTSHTRRLHLVWQVDSMEIVTAAEEHLDDILQDDIIDKGYIPIISIYMEYGLANSKTAIGKHESIERLPNIPDEPCRTLIMGEQVSI